In a genomic window of Roseiflexus castenholzii DSM 13941:
- the cheB gene encoding chemotaxis-specific protein-glutamate methyltransferase CheB, translating into MSSEPSPIRVLLVEDSPGQRALLIHLLHASGAFTVVGVASNGRQAVQEASRLRPDVIAMDIHLPLMDGYEATREIMRRCPTPIVMISASAGEKKSIDALAAGALTVIRKPGGRHADPADSENFLKTLRLMAGVRVVTRFAPRALPPSTTQAQPVSAPVGGAQVLAIAASTGGPAAVQTILSELGRGFPLPILLVQHIARDFVPALQDWLQRTTPLPIRIAAHGERLAPGCVYLPPDGFHLLAGGRGVVDLRPTHPDDRYCPSADLLFRSVAQAYGARAIGVILTGMGDDGARGLKELRERGAVTIAQDEASCVVYGMPRSAVESGAVTREAPLDQIASSIRTLVAV; encoded by the coding sequence GTGAGCAGCGAGCCGTCGCCGATCCGCGTGCTGTTGGTGGAAGACTCGCCCGGCCAGCGCGCGTTGTTGATCCATTTGCTGCACGCGAGCGGCGCGTTCACAGTGGTTGGCGTGGCGAGCAACGGGCGGCAGGCGGTGCAGGAAGCGTCGCGGCTACGACCGGACGTGATTGCGATGGATATCCACCTGCCGCTGATGGATGGCTATGAAGCAACGCGCGAGATTATGCGTCGTTGCCCGACCCCTATTGTGATGATCAGTGCGAGCGCCGGCGAGAAGAAATCCATCGACGCCCTGGCGGCCGGCGCGTTGACTGTTATCCGCAAACCGGGCGGGCGCCACGCTGATCCTGCCGACAGCGAGAACTTCCTCAAGACGCTGCGGCTCATGGCTGGCGTGCGGGTGGTGACGCGCTTTGCGCCACGCGCGCTTCCGCCCTCGACGACTCAGGCGCAGCCGGTGTCGGCGCCTGTTGGTGGGGCGCAGGTGTTGGCAATCGCCGCATCAACCGGCGGACCGGCAGCCGTGCAGACAATCCTGAGCGAACTGGGCAGGGGGTTTCCGCTGCCGATTCTGCTCGTTCAGCACATTGCGCGCGATTTTGTGCCTGCGCTCCAGGATTGGTTGCAACGAACGACGCCACTGCCGATTCGAATTGCTGCGCATGGCGAACGCCTGGCGCCTGGATGTGTGTACCTGCCGCCGGACGGTTTTCATTTGCTGGCGGGTGGGCGTGGTGTTGTTGATCTGCGCCCGACGCATCCTGACGACCGATATTGCCCCTCAGCCGATCTCCTTTTCCGGTCGGTCGCGCAGGCATACGGTGCGCGCGCAATTGGCGTCATCCTGACCGGTATGGGTGATGATGGAGCGCGCGGTCTCAAGGAACTCCGTGAACGTGGTGCTGTGACCATTGCGCAAGACGAAGCGAGTTGCGTTGTGTATGGCATGCCCCGCAGCGCTGTCGAATCCGGCGCCGTGACGCGCGAAGCGCCGCTCGATCAGATTGCATCGTCCATCCGGACGCTGGTGGCAGTATGA